A window of Cryptomeria japonica chromosome 3, Sugi_1.0, whole genome shotgun sequence contains these coding sequences:
- the LOC131070272 gene encoding extradiol ring-cleavage dioxygenase-like — protein MQMPMMNTYFISHGSPTLAIEDLPARHFLLNWDKVLQQKPKAILVISGHWETSVPTVNIVSRNSTIYDFYGFPQEMYKLQYDAPGAPDLAKRVKELMINSGFKTVKEDPRRGLDHGAWVPLSLMYPNADIPVCQLSVQPTQSGEHHYKMGQALAPLKSEGVLIMGSGSATHNLRALAFDGKGPASWAQAFDNWLTESLINGRHDEVNHFEEKAPCARMAHPYPEHLFPLHVALGAAGERAKAELIHNSWSHGTLSYSSYAFTTVQ, from the exons ATGCAAATGCCAATGATGAATACATATTTCATTTCCCATGGATCACCCACTTTAGCCATAGAAGACCTTCCTGCAAGGCATTTTCTGCTGAATTGGGACAAAGTTTTACAACAGAAGCCTAAAGCTATATTGGTCATCTCTGGTCATTGGGAGACTTCAGTTCCCACTGTCAATATTGTGAGCAGAAATAGCACAATCTATGATTTCTATGGCTTCCCTCAAGAAATGTATAAG CTTCAATACGATGCCCCTGGAGCTCCTGATCTGGCAAAAAGAGTGAAAGAGTTGATGATTAATTCAGGATTCAAGACAGTTAAAGAGGATCCAAGGAGAGGGCTAGATCATGGCGCCTGGGTACCCCTTTCTTTAATGTACCCCAATGCTGATATACCTGTTTGTCAGCTGTCTGTCCAGCCAACACAAAGTGGTGAGCACCACTACAAGATGGGGCAGGCCCTGGCACCCTTGAAATCAGAGGGTGTCTTGATTATGGGGTCTGGCAGTGCCACTCACAACCTCAGAGCTTTGGCTTTTGATGGTAAGGGACCGGCTTCCTGGGCTCAAGCATTTGACAACTGGCTCACGGAATCTCTAATCAATGGCAG GCATGATGAAGTTAATCATTTTGAAGAGAAAGCACCTTGTGCAAGAATGGCCCATCCATACCCAGAACACTTATTTCCATTGCATGTGGCCCTTGGAGCAGCTGGTGAGCGGGCTAAAGCTGAACTTATCCACAATAGCTGGAGCCATGGCACACTTTCCTATTCATCATATGCTTTCACGACCGTACAGTAA